From Pseudomonas sp. FP2335, the proteins below share one genomic window:
- a CDS encoding aspartate/glutamate racemase family protein, with translation MRILVVNVNTTESITETIAQQARAVAAPGTEIVGLTPYFGAESVEGNFESYLAAIAVMDRVMAYDQPFDAVIQAGYGEHGREGLQELLNVPVVDITEAAASTAMFLGHAYSVVTTLDRTVPLIEDRLKLAGLYQRCASVRASGMAVLELEEDPLAAMEAIVRQAELAIREDKAEVICLGCGGMAGLDEQIRQRTGVPVVDGVTAAVTIAESLVRLGLSTSKIRTYSPPRPKKVIGWPGQFGR, from the coding sequence ATGCGCATCCTCGTGGTCAACGTCAACACCACCGAATCCATCACCGAAACCATCGCCCAGCAGGCACGCGCCGTGGCCGCGCCGGGCACCGAGATTGTCGGGCTCACGCCTTACTTCGGCGCGGAATCGGTGGAGGGCAACTTTGAAAGCTACCTGGCGGCCATCGCGGTGATGGACCGGGTGATGGCCTACGACCAACCGTTCGATGCGGTGATTCAGGCCGGCTATGGCGAACACGGCCGCGAAGGCTTGCAGGAATTGTTGAACGTGCCGGTGGTGGACATCACCGAAGCCGCCGCCAGTACCGCGATGTTCCTCGGCCATGCCTACTCGGTGGTGACCACTCTCGACCGCACTGTGCCGCTGATCGAAGACCGCCTGAAACTCGCAGGGCTCTACCAGCGTTGCGCCTCGGTACGCGCCAGCGGCATGGCGGTGCTGGAGCTGGAAGAAGACCCGTTGGCCGCGATGGAAGCCATCGTGCGCCAGGCGGAACTGGCCATTCGCGAGGACAAGGCCGAGGTGATCTGCCTGGGTTGCGGCGGCATGGCCGGGCTGGATGAGCAGATCCGCCAGCGCACCGGCGTGCCGGTGGTGGATGGGGTAACAGCAGCGGTGACCATTGCCGAGTCGCTGGTACGACTGGGGTTGTCGACGTCGAAGATCAGGACCTATTCGCCCCCCAGGCCAAAGAAGGTCATCGGTTGGCCGGGCCAGTTCGGCCGGTAG